A window of the Butyricimonas faecalis genome harbors these coding sequences:
- a CDS encoding potassium/proton antiporter: protein MILNAGNILLIGSILLFVSIVVGKAGFRFGVPALLLFLGVGMLFGTDGLGIEFNNPQTAQFIGVIALSIILFSGGMDTSAAEIKPVLGQGVVLATVGVMFTAFLTGYFIYYITNLENSFITLNFTESLLLASVMSSTDSASVFSILRSKRQGLKENLRPMLELESGSNDPMAYMLTILLIGIIQSGESSLSNTVLQFIMQMSIGAVSGYLLGRLAVYCINKLNINQALYPVLLLAFVFFIFSFTDLIKGNGYLAVYLVGLVVGNHKVVHKKSLTTFFDGITWLFQIVMFLTLGLLVNPAELLPVATLSIFIGIFMIILARPISVFLCLVPFRKMTTKARAYVSWVGLRGAVPIIFATYPLIANIQHASLIFNVVFFITILSLIVQGTTVSFMAKLLGLSTPEERKNVFNVELPEEIKTAMSEIEVIPSMLTKGDRLMDLVLPDNTLVALIKKNDAYCVPKGKTKLHTGDKLLVITDDDEALMKTYESLGITDYSIQKNA, encoded by the coding sequence ATGATTCTAAACGCTGGAAATATCTTACTTATAGGATCCATCCTGTTATTTGTCAGTATTGTTGTTGGAAAAGCTGGTTTCCGTTTCGGAGTTCCCGCTTTACTTCTCTTCTTGGGAGTAGGAATGCTTTTCGGAACCGATGGTTTAGGAATAGAGTTTAATAACCCGCAAACAGCACAATTTATAGGAGTTATCGCGTTAAGTATTATCTTATTTTCCGGTGGTATGGATACAAGTGCTGCTGAAATCAAACCCGTTCTAGGACAAGGAGTTGTTCTCGCCACGGTGGGAGTCATGTTTACCGCTTTTCTCACGGGTTATTTTATCTACTATATCACGAATCTTGAAAACAGTTTTATCACGCTGAATTTCACGGAATCCTTGTTGCTTGCCTCCGTCATGTCGTCTACCGATTCAGCTTCCGTATTCTCGATCCTCCGTTCCAAGCGGCAAGGGCTAAAAGAGAACTTACGCCCTATGCTCGAGCTGGAAAGTGGTAGTAATGACCCGATGGCCTACATGTTAACCATATTACTTATCGGAATTATCCAATCCGGAGAAAGCAGTTTAAGTAACACGGTACTGCAATTTATCATGCAAATGAGTATCGGTGCCGTATCCGGTTACCTATTGGGAAGACTGGCAGTGTACTGCATCAATAAACTAAACATCAATCAAGCACTATACCCTGTTCTTTTATTAGCCTTCGTGTTCTTCATTTTCTCGTTCACGGACTTGATAAAAGGTAACGGTTACCTGGCTGTTTATTTAGTCGGATTAGTGGTTGGGAATCATAAGGTTGTACACAAGAAAAGTCTCACGACATTCTTCGATGGTATCACGTGGTTATTCCAAATCGTCATGTTCCTCACGTTAGGACTTCTGGTAAACCCGGCAGAATTGCTTCCGGTTGCAACTTTAAGTATTTTTATCGGAATATTCATGATTATACTGGCTCGCCCGATAAGCGTATTTTTATGCCTTGTCCCCTTCCGGAAAATGACAACCAAAGCACGGGCATACGTTTCATGGGTTGGATTGCGCGGAGCAGTCCCTATCATTTTTGCTACCTACCCGCTAATCGCAAACATCCAGCATGCATCATTAATATTTAACGTGGTATTTTTTATTACCATTCTTTCTTTGATTGTACAGGGAACAACCGTCAGTTTCATGGCAAAATTACTTGGTCTATCAACTCCCGAAGAACGTAAAAACGTCTTTAACGTCGAACTACCTGAAGAAATTAAAACCGCCATGTCAGAGATTGAAGTCATTCCTTCCATGCTGACAAAAGGCGACAGATTAATGGATTTGGTATTACCGGATAACACGTTGGTTGCCTTGATCAAGAAGAATGATGCCTACTGTGTTCCCAAGGGAAAAACCAAACTACATACCGGGGATAAGTTACTCGTGATCACGGATGACGACGAAGCTCTCATGAAGACTTACGAAAGCTTAGGAATCACGGACTACTCCATCCAGAAGAATGCTTAA
- a CDS encoding YncE family protein — MTRQITLLLSCIILLLSCRKEEEIVHSTDTNVTEGEQSESIKGFFLLNEGNMGSNKATIDYFDYETGVYTKNIYAERNPGVVKELGDVGNDIQIYGDKLYAVINCSHFVEVMDVNTAKHITQISIPNCRYLAFKDRYAYVSSYAGPVLIDPNARLGYVAKVDTVTLQVVDTCTVGYQPDELVVVGNKLYVANSGGYRVPNYDNTISVIDLETFTEIKKIEVAINLHRLELDKYGYLYVSSRGDYYYTPSKTFIIDTKTDQVIKTLNLLPNTEMTLCGDSLYIYSTEWSYLTNSNTISYAIYDVAKRKTVTRNFITDGTEKEIAIPYGIAVNPETKEFFVTDAKDYVTPGTLYCFNPDGTKKWSVTTGDIPAHFVFTRKKLKPIQ, encoded by the coding sequence ATGACAAGACAAATCACTTTACTACTAAGTTGCATCATCCTGTTATTGTCATGCCGTAAAGAGGAAGAGATCGTTCACTCCACCGACACCAACGTGACTGAAGGCGAACAAAGCGAAAGCATCAAAGGCTTCTTCCTTCTCAACGAAGGCAATATGGGAAGCAACAAGGCAACCATCGATTACTTTGACTACGAAACTGGAGTATACACCAAAAACATCTACGCCGAGCGCAATCCGGGCGTAGTAAAAGAGTTAGGCGATGTGGGTAATGACATTCAAATCTATGGAGATAAACTCTATGCCGTCATTAACTGCTCCCACTTCGTGGAAGTAATGGATGTAAACACGGCAAAACACATCACACAAATTTCTATACCCAACTGCCGCTACCTCGCCTTCAAAGATCGGTATGCTTACGTGAGTTCTTATGCCGGTCCCGTATTAATCGACCCCAACGCACGATTAGGCTACGTGGCAAAGGTTGACACGGTAACTCTACAAGTCGTAGATACATGTACCGTGGGCTACCAACCGGATGAACTGGTCGTTGTCGGCAACAAACTCTATGTTGCAAACTCTGGCGGGTATCGCGTACCCAACTACGACAACACCATATCAGTCATCGACCTGGAAACATTCACTGAAATCAAGAAAATAGAGGTTGCCATCAACCTACATCGGTTAGAATTAGACAAGTATGGTTATTTATACGTGTCCTCTCGCGGGGATTACTACTATACACCGTCAAAAACATTTATCATCGACACCAAAACAGATCAAGTCATTAAAACTCTGAATTTACTACCTAACACCGAGATGACCCTATGCGGAGATTCACTTTATATATACAGCACCGAATGGAGCTATCTAACCAATAGTAACACCATCTCGTATGCCATCTACGATGTTGCCAAACGCAAAACAGTCACGCGTAACTTCATCACGGATGGTACGGAAAAAGAAATTGCCATTCCCTACGGCATTGCTGTAAATCCCGAAACAAAAGAATTTTTCGTCACCGACGCCAAAGACTACGTCACTCCCGGAACACTCTACTGCTTCAATCCCGATGGAACTAAAAAATGGTCGGTTACAACAGGAGATATTCCGGCTCATTTCGTATTCACACGCAAAAAATTAAAACCTATACAATAA
- a CDS encoding DUF6146 family protein, translating into MMKIFGLLFLLALFFSCASQKEVAQNKKGRCAIKDSAQYELIVFDSGFDFWLASHQSVAHQHSESYYQSMNHQYAIEWNRRYAAGDPRINSYIDYSLNRNYGFDFNYKLYMYFKFFEDTNRMQLIPGNRNRY; encoded by the coding sequence ATGATGAAAATATTCGGTTTACTCTTTCTGCTTGCCCTATTTTTCTCTTGTGCATCTCAAAAAGAGGTAGCCCAAAATAAAAAAGGGCGTTGTGCTATAAAAGATTCAGCACAATACGAATTAATCGTTTTTGATTCGGGATTCGATTTCTGGTTGGCAAGTCACCAAAGTGTGGCTCATCAACATTCAGAAAGTTATTACCAAAGCATGAATCACCAGTATGCTATCGAATGGAACAGGAGATATGCTGCCGGAGATCCAAGGATCAACAGTTACATCGATTACAGCTTGAACAGAAACTACGGGTTTGATTTCAATTACAAACTCTACATGTATTTCAAGTTCTTCGAGGACACGAATAGGATGCAACTTATTCCTGGCAATAGAAACCGTTATTAA
- a CDS encoding HD domain-containing protein, giving the protein MNPLDIIRKYYTLDSLAGQSLLIHSQLVRDKAQALAIRHPEMDLDIPFIQEAAMLHDIGIFLTNAPDIGCFGEHPYICHGYLGADLLRAEGLPRHALVCERHTGAGISLEMIKENHLPLPLRDMLPITLEEKLIAFADKFYSKTNLTREKKLGKIRAEMAFYGKETTARFEEWCELFL; this is encoded by the coding sequence ATAAACCCATTAGATATTATTCGTAAATACTACACGTTGGATTCTCTCGCCGGACAATCCCTTCTCATACATAGTCAACTTGTCAGAGATAAAGCACAAGCCTTGGCCATCAGGCATCCCGAAATGGATCTGGATATCCCCTTCATTCAAGAGGCTGCCATGCTTCACGATATCGGGATTTTCCTCACGAATGCCCCGGATATCGGTTGTTTCGGGGAACATCCCTACATCTGCCACGGTTACCTAGGAGCCGATTTACTGCGTGCAGAGGGGCTTCCCCGTCATGCCCTAGTATGTGAACGCCACACGGGGGCCGGTATATCACTCGAAATGATCAAGGAAAATCATTTACCATTACCCCTGCGGGATATGCTCCCCATTACACTTGAAGAAAAACTAATCGCTTTTGCCGATAAGTTTTATTCGAAAACCAATTTAACACGAGAAAAGAAACTAGGCAAAATTCGAGCAGAAATGGCCTTTTACGGTAAAGAGACCACCGCTCGTTTTGAAGAATGGTGTGAACTTTTTCTTTAA
- a CDS encoding YtxH domain-containing protein produces the protein MKHETSNLLIGLGIGAVVGVAIGYLMVADNRRKLAEEFDHAVSKVKEEVKDVYSKAKSKAENMKEHMAEDVNHVAEKVAGETATETR, from the coding sequence ATGAAACATGAAACTTCAAATCTATTAATAGGGCTAGGTATTGGCGCTGTTGTAGGAGTTGCCATCGGTTATTTAATGGTAGCTGATAATCGTAGGAAATTGGCAGAAGAATTCGATCATGCCGTCTCTAAAGTCAAGGAAGAGGTGAAGGACGTTTATTCAAAAGCAAAAAGCAAGGCCGAAAACATGAAAGAGCATATGGCCGAGGATGTCAATCATGTAGCTGAAAAGGTTGCGGGGGAGACTGCTACGGAAACGAGATAA
- the rbr gene encoding rubrerythrin, with protein MSIKGTKTEQNLLKSFAGESQARSRYTFFASVAKKEGFEQIAGVFMETAEQEKEHAKRFFKFLEGGMVEITASYPAGVIGTTAENLKAAAEGENEEWSDLYPEFAKVAEEEGFTAIAAVFRNIAKVEAEHEARYRTLLARVESGKVFERDEVILWQCRNCGFVYEGKTAPKACPACAHPQAYFEEKKNNY; from the coding sequence ATGAGCATCAAAGGAACAAAAACAGAGCAAAACTTATTGAAGTCATTTGCCGGTGAATCACAAGCCAGAAGTCGTTATACTTTTTTCGCTAGTGTAGCTAAAAAAGAAGGATTCGAACAAATCGCGGGAGTATTCATGGAAACTGCCGAACAAGAAAAAGAACACGCCAAGAGATTTTTCAAATTCCTGGAAGGCGGAATGGTTGAAATCACCGCATCTTACCCCGCAGGTGTAATCGGAACAACGGCAGAGAATTTGAAAGCTGCCGCAGAAGGAGAAAACGAAGAATGGTCAGACCTCTACCCGGAATTTGCTAAAGTTGCCGAAGAAGAAGGATTTACCGCCATAGCAGCCGTATTCCGTAATATTGCTAAAGTGGAAGCAGAACACGAGGCTCGTTACAGAACGCTTTTAGCTCGCGTGGAATCCGGTAAGGTATTCGAGAGAGATGAAGTGATCTTGTGGCAATGCCGTAACTGCGGTTTCGTTTACGAAGGTAAAACAGCCCCGAAAGCATGTCCCGCTTGCGCTCACCCTCAAGCATATTTCGAAGAAAAGAAAAACAATTACTAA
- a CDS encoding TonB-dependent receptor, with product MLKFFIKTLLCTLLVSTIHSSFAQTTKPKSLQDTLLRIDEVTVTAKRMGKEIIPVQVLSGEELKNLSVYSVADAVRYFSGVQVKDYGGIGGLKTVNIRSMGSHHVGVFYDGIELGNAQNGVIDLGRFSLDNMEMVSMYNGQKSAIFQPAKDYASASAIYMTTRKPVFPKNKLYNLNISIKGGSFQTINPSLLYEQRLHKNITMSISSEFMYTSGKYKFSYAKKNGYDTTEVRKNGDVKMLRAELALFGKINHGEWKSKVYYYNSERGYPGASVREEPGKFRHQDRQWDENFFVQGTFHKSFSSRYSLMINGKYAYDYLHYLSDPRLDVTTMYVNNHYTQQEAYLSAAHLFSISPQWSFSIANDFQWNTLDADLIDFVYPNRYSLLSAIATSLDFNTFKLQASLLHTFVREKTNTEGSQAPDKNEFTPSVVASWQPFQKTDLNFRAFYKKVFRMPTLNDLYYTFIGNKNLNPEYTTQYNIGATYTKTFTHKKLTRLEAQIDGYFNQIDDKIIAMPTSNQFRWTMINLGHVEILGIDAAIQGTCIFNNVVLSPRVSYTYQKAQDFTDRSSQWYGGQIPYIPWHSCTAILNGGYKTWSWHYSFIYTGERYEAVANIKENYAQPWYTHDFSLSKTILLKRCVLRATAEINNIFNQQYEVVQCYPMPGTNFKIKINIAL from the coding sequence ATGCTGAAATTCTTTATTAAAACACTACTATGCACGTTGCTGGTATCAACAATTCACTCTTCGTTTGCACAAACCACTAAACCCAAGTCACTTCAAGACACATTACTTCGCATCGATGAAGTAACTGTAACTGCCAAACGGATGGGAAAAGAGATCATCCCAGTTCAAGTTTTATCCGGAGAAGAACTTAAAAATTTGAGCGTTTACTCCGTCGCAGATGCCGTACGCTACTTTTCAGGCGTTCAAGTTAAAGACTACGGTGGCATCGGAGGACTGAAAACCGTAAATATTCGTAGCATGGGTAGTCACCACGTCGGGGTATTTTACGATGGCATCGAACTCGGCAATGCACAAAACGGAGTGATCGACTTGGGACGTTTCTCGCTCGATAACATGGAAATGGTCTCCATGTATAATGGTCAAAAAAGCGCCATATTTCAGCCTGCCAAAGACTACGCCTCCGCAAGTGCCATCTACATGACAACCCGTAAACCCGTATTTCCAAAGAACAAGTTGTATAACTTGAATATCAGCATAAAGGGAGGATCGTTTCAAACCATCAACCCATCACTATTATACGAACAACGGCTACACAAAAATATCACTATGTCAATTAGTTCCGAATTCATGTACACCTCAGGTAAATACAAATTCTCGTACGCCAAAAAAAATGGTTACGACACAACAGAGGTGCGCAAAAATGGCGATGTGAAAATGTTGCGAGCCGAACTTGCCCTTTTCGGTAAAATCAATCACGGAGAATGGAAAAGCAAGGTCTACTACTACAATTCCGAAAGAGGCTACCCCGGAGCTTCCGTACGAGAAGAACCGGGTAAGTTCAGGCACCAAGACCGGCAATGGGATGAAAATTTCTTCGTGCAAGGCACATTCCACAAGAGTTTTTCCTCCCGCTACAGTCTGATGATAAACGGGAAATATGCATATGACTATTTGCACTACCTCTCCGATCCCAGGCTCGACGTTACCACCATGTATGTCAACAATCACTACACTCAACAAGAGGCTTACCTCTCCGCAGCCCACTTATTTTCCATTTCTCCGCAATGGTCATTCTCCATTGCAAATGATTTTCAATGGAATACTCTGGATGCCGATCTCATTGACTTCGTCTATCCCAACCGATACTCGCTGCTGTCAGCCATCGCCACTTCGTTGGATTTCAATACATTCAAATTACAAGCGAGCCTGCTACACACGTTTGTACGAGAGAAAACAAACACCGAAGGAAGCCAAGCTCCCGACAAAAACGAATTTACCCCTTCGGTGGTCGCATCATGGCAACCTTTTCAAAAAACAGATCTCAATTTCAGAGCCTTCTACAAAAAAGTGTTTCGTATGCCCACGCTAAATGATCTTTACTACACGTTTATCGGTAACAAGAACCTCAATCCGGAATACACAACACAATACAACATCGGTGCAACCTACACGAAAACATTTACACACAAAAAATTAACTCGTCTCGAAGCCCAAATCGACGGCTATTTCAATCAGATCGATGACAAGATCATTGCGATGCCGACCTCCAATCAATTTCGTTGGACCATGATAAACCTCGGACACGTGGAAATTCTAGGTATAGATGCCGCCATACAAGGTACATGCATCTTCAACAACGTGGTATTATCTCCCCGAGTGAGCTATACTTACCAAAAAGCACAAGACTTCACCGATCGGAGCAGCCAATGGTATGGTGGACAAATTCCCTATATTCCATGGCACAGCTGTACGGCTATTCTCAATGGAGGCTACAAAACATGGTCATGGCACTACAGCTTCATTTACACTGGCGAGCGCTACGAAGCGGTAGCCAATATCAAAGAAAACTACGCACAACCTTGGTACACGCACGATTTTTCTTTATCGAAAACTATTCTGCTAAAAAGGTGTGTTTTACGTGCAACCGCCGAAATCAACAACATTTTCAACCAACAATACGAGGTAGTGCAATGCTACCCGATGCCGGGAACCAATTTTAAAATTAAAATCAATATCGCATTATGA
- a CDS encoding nitroreductase family protein — protein MIRINVTIEVKSEVRAQVVELLREMSELSRQEKGCIGYEILENNRLDNVLMIIETWENEDLLAVHKGREHFVRIIPRVRELATEMCSQKFTDMASVSEAIVGCRSVRNYTPDKVCLETIERLLRAAMYAPSVKDRRPWEFFVIEDREHLDTLAEALPEGLALKTAPVAILVCCNTRQAGLDGENWPQELGACVQNLMLQAYGEKLGTTWIEIYPRMHEVHQVKTLFHLSSEFVPFAVVAIGKPVDEQVVVPECYDPSKIHFITR, from the coding sequence ATGATCAGGATAAATGTTACAATCGAGGTGAAGAGCGAGGTACGTGCTCAAGTTGTAGAACTTTTGCGTGAAATGTCTGAATTGTCAAGACAGGAAAAGGGGTGTATCGGGTACGAAATACTTGAAAATAATCGTTTGGATAACGTGTTAATGATTATAGAAACGTGGGAAAATGAAGATTTGCTGGCCGTTCATAAAGGACGTGAGCATTTCGTGAGAATTATCCCGAGGGTTCGGGAATTGGCAACGGAAATGTGTAGCCAGAAGTTCACGGATATGGCTTCTGTGAGCGAGGCTATTGTGGGATGTCGTAGTGTGAGAAATTATACTCCGGACAAGGTATGTTTGGAGACAATCGAGCGTTTGTTGAGAGCGGCCATGTACGCACCTTCGGTTAAGGATCGTCGTCCATGGGAGTTTTTTGTGATCGAGGATCGGGAGCATCTTGATACATTGGCCGAGGCTTTACCGGAAGGGCTTGCTTTAAAAACGGCTCCGGTGGCGATACTGGTTTGTTGTAATACCCGTCAGGCCGGTCTTGATGGGGAAAACTGGCCCCAAGAGCTGGGTGCATGTGTCCAGAACTTGATGTTACAAGCCTACGGGGAGAAACTGGGAACCACTTGGATTGAAATTTATCCTCGGATGCACGAGGTTCATCAAGTGAAAACGTTGTTCCATTTATCGTCTGAATTCGTGCCGTTTGCTGTCGTGGCAATTGGCAAACCGGTTGATGAACAAGTGGTTGTTCCAGAGTGTTACGATCCTTCTAAAATACATTTTATCACTCGTTAA
- a CDS encoding RidA family protein, with protein MKKVINSPKAPKAIGPYSQAIEANGTLYISGQLPIDVNTGKFVEGGVKEQTEQCLKNIGYILEEAGYTFDNVVKSTCLLGDMSYFADMNEIYAKYYKTDCPARAAFAVKALPMGAMVEIETIAVK; from the coding sequence ATGAAAAAAGTAATCAACTCACCGAAAGCCCCGAAAGCTATCGGTCCTTACAGTCAAGCAATTGAAGCTAACGGAACGCTCTACATCAGTGGTCAACTTCCTATTGACGTGAATACCGGAAAATTCGTTGAAGGGGGAGTAAAAGAACAAACAGAACAATGTTTGAAAAACATCGGTTACATCTTGGAAGAAGCCGGATATACTTTTGACAACGTGGTTAAATCAACTTGTCTGTTAGGAGATATGTCTTATTTCGCTGATATGAACGAAATTTACGCTAAATATTACAAGACGGATTGTCCTGCCCGTGCAGCTTTTGCCGTAAAAGCCCTTCCGATGGGTGCCATGGTTGAAATTGAAACCATTGCTGTAAAATAA
- a CDS encoding DEAD/DEAH box helicase, with the protein MRFDELELEDSLLQGLDAMNFQETTPIQELTIPVILEGKDLIACAQTGTGKTAAYTLPILNRLIKEESRSDAVKAVIMAPTRELAQQIDVQFEGFSYFLPVSTVVVYGGGDGSLWDQQKKALRLGADVAIATPGRLIAHLQHSDVDLSQVKYFILDEADRMLDMGFFDDIMQIVNKLPKDRQTILFSATMPPKIRQLAQNVLRNPVEINVAVSKPNEAIIQAAYICHENQKMGIIEELFSKPVLHKTLIFASSKQKVKDLAFTLKRKKFNVAAMHSDLEQSERESVMMDFKNNKIDILVATDIVSRGIDIDEIGLVINFDVPHDPEDYIHRIGRTARASAEGVALTFVSEAEQGKFYRIEQFIEETIYKIPLPPHLGPAPEYNPKAFEHGSSKGRGRKLGNRSFIKKKNPAKREGGSK; encoded by the coding sequence ATGAGATTTGATGAGCTGGAACTAGAGGATTCATTATTGCAAGGATTAGATGCCATGAATTTTCAGGAAACAACCCCTATACAAGAATTAACAATCCCTGTCATTTTAGAGGGAAAAGATTTAATCGCCTGCGCCCAGACAGGTACCGGAAAAACGGCAGCTTACACCCTTCCGATTTTAAATCGATTGATCAAAGAAGAGAGCCGATCGGATGCGGTAAAAGCTGTTATCATGGCTCCGACCCGGGAATTAGCACAGCAGATAGACGTACAATTCGAAGGGTTTTCTTATTTTCTCCCCGTTTCAACGGTCGTGGTCTACGGTGGTGGTGATGGAAGTTTATGGGATCAACAGAAAAAAGCATTGCGTCTGGGAGCAGATGTTGCCATCGCAACACCGGGACGGTTAATCGCACATCTTCAACATAGCGATGTAGACCTTTCGCAAGTAAAATACTTTATCCTTGACGAAGCCGACCGAATGTTGGACATGGGATTCTTTGACGATATCATGCAAATCGTAAACAAACTACCCAAAGACCGACAAACGATACTCTTCTCGGCCACAATGCCACCGAAGATTCGGCAGTTAGCCCAAAATGTACTTCGAAACCCGGTAGAAATCAACGTGGCAGTATCCAAACCCAACGAGGCTATCATACAAGCCGCCTACATCTGCCACGAAAATCAGAAAATGGGTATTATCGAAGAACTTTTCAGCAAACCAGTCTTGCACAAAACACTCATCTTTGCTTCTTCCAAACAAAAAGTAAAAGACCTTGCCTTCACCTTAAAACGTAAAAAATTCAACGTAGCAGCCATGCACTCCGACTTGGAGCAGTCCGAGCGAGAATCTGTTATGATGGACTTCAAAAATAATAAAATAGATATCCTTGTTGCCACCGACATCGTATCCCGTGGTATAGATATTGATGAGATTGGGTTGGTAATCAACTTTGATGTTCCTCATGATCCGGAAGATTATATTCATCGCATCGGACGAACGGCAAGGGCCAGCGCAGAAGGAGTTGCCTTGACCTTTGTTTCTGAGGCTGAACAAGGGAAATTTTACCGCATAGAACAGTTTATCGAAGAAACAATTTACAAGATACCACTCCCTCCTCATCTAGGACCGGCACCGGAATACAATCCGAAAGCATTCGAACATGGTTCTTCAAAAGGCAGGGGACGAAAACTTGGCAATCGTTCTTTCATAAAAAAGAAAAACCCCGCCAAGCGAGAAGGAGGCTCAAAATAA
- a CDS encoding phage holin family protein, with the protein MENIAEKTFAELKEDISTYVELRLELLKLNTYERVAKTMAVFSYGIVLILLAFFTILFLFLALGFFLGELLGSIALGFVLVVGMYLLLFGIIIFFKKKITSKVMNEIIIAMMSKDEKDNEETADPAGHIDGRTTPGA; encoded by the coding sequence ATGGAAAATATTGCCGAGAAAACGTTCGCTGAGTTGAAAGAGGATATTTCGACTTACGTGGAATTGAGGCTAGAGCTATTAAAATTGAATACCTACGAAAGGGTTGCCAAGACAATGGCAGTCTTTTCGTATGGTATTGTTTTGATTTTGCTGGCTTTTTTTACCATATTATTTTTATTCCTGGCGTTAGGTTTTTTCTTGGGAGAATTATTGGGTAGTATAGCTTTGGGGTTCGTATTGGTGGTTGGGATGTACCTGTTGTTGTTCGGGATTATAATATTTTTCAAGAAAAAGATTACATCCAAGGTGATGAACGAGATTATAATTGCAATGATGAGTAAGGATGAAAAAGATAATGAAGAAACAGCTGACCCCGCTGGACATATTGATGGCAGAACAACGCCGGGTGCGTGA